The Raphanus sativus cultivar WK10039 chromosome 2, ASM80110v3, whole genome shotgun sequence genome includes a region encoding these proteins:
- the LOC108843062 gene encoding shaggy-related protein kinase eta, with product MADDREMPAAVVDGGGHDQVTGHIISTTIGGKNGEPKQTISYMAERVVGTGSFGIVFQAKCLETGETVAIKKVLQDRRYKNRELQLMRVMDHPNVVCLKHCFFSTTSKDELFLNLVMEYVPESLYRVLKHYSTANQRMPLVYVKLYMYQIFRGLAYVHNVAGVCHRDLKPQNLLVDPLTHQVKICDFGSAKQLVKGEANISYICSRFYRAPELIFGATEYTTSIDIWSAGCVLAELLLGQPLFPGENAVDQLVEIIKVLGTPTREEIRCMNPHYTDFRFPQIKAHPWHKIFHKRMPPEAIDFASRLLQYSPSLRCTALEACAHPFFDELREPNARLPNGRPFPPLFNFKQEVAGASPELVNKLIPDHIKRQLGLSFVNQSGT from the exons ATGGCTGACGATAGG GAGATGCCGGCTGCTGTAGTTGACGGAGGAGGACACGATCAAGTCACCGGTCACATAATCTCCACCACCATCGGCGGCAAAAACGGAGAACCAAAACAGACGATAAGTTACATGGCGGAGCGAGTCGTCGGCACGGGCTCCTTCGGGATAGTTTTCCAGGCCAAGTGTCTGGAGACAGGAGAGACAGTGGCGATAAAGAAGGTTCTGCAAGACAGGAGGTACAAGAACCGAGAGCTTCAGCTGATGCGCGTGATGGACCATCCCAACGTCGTCTGTTTGAAGCATTGCTTCTTTTCGACCACGAGTAAAGACGAGCTGTTCCTCAATCTGGTCATGGAGTATGTCCCTGAGAGCTTGTACCGTGTTCTTAAACATTACAGCACTGCTAACCAGAGGATGCCTCTTGTCTACGTTAAACTCTATATGTACCAGATCTTCCGAGGTCTCGCCTATGTTCACAATGTTGCTGGAGTCTGTCACAGAGATCTAAAGCCTCAAAATCTTCTG GTTGATCCTCTTACTCATCAAGTCAAGATCTGTGACTTTGGAAGTGCTAAACAGCTT GTTAAAGGTGAAGCCAACATTTCTTACATATGTTCGCGATTTTACCGTGCACCTGAACTCATATTCGGTGCCACGGAGTACACAACTTCCATCGATATCTGGTCTGCTGGTTGTGTTCTTGCTGAGCTTCTTCTTGGTCAG CCACTGTTCCCTGGAGAAAATGCTGTGGATCAGCTCGTTGAAATCATCAAA GTTCTTGGTACACCAACTAGAGAAGAGATCCGTTGTATGAATCCACATTACACAGACTTTAGGTTTCCGCAGATAAAGGCACATCCTTGGCACAAG attttccACAAAAGGATGCCTCCAGAAGCCATTGATTTTGCATCAAGGCTGCTTCAGTACTCTCCAAGTCTTAGATGCACAGCG CTTGAAGCTTGTGCACATCCCTTCTTTGATGAGCTAAGAGAACCAAATGCTCGTTTACCAAATGGACGTCCTTTCCCACCACTCTTCAACTTCAAACAAGAGGTAGCTGGTGCCTCACCTGAGCTGGTCAACAAGCTGATTCCAGACCATATCAAGAGACAGTTGGGTCTAAGTTTCGTGAATCAGTCTGGAACTTAA
- the LOC108835990 gene encoding CBL-interacting serine/threonine-protein kinase 12 codes for MSEPTKETSLPKERSSPQPQALILGRYEMGKLLGHGTFAKVYLARNVKTGESVAIKVIDKEKILKGGLIAHIKREISILRRVRHPNIVQLFEVMATKSKIYFVMEYVRGGELFNKVAKGRLKEEVARRYFQQLISAVTFCHARGVYHRDIKPENLLLDENGNLKVSDFGLSAVSDQIRQDGLFHTFCGTPAYVAPEVLARKGYDAAKVDIWSCGVVLFVLMAGYLPFHDRNVMAMYKKIYRGEFRCPRWFSPELTRLCSRLLETNPEKRFTFPEIMENSWFKKGFKHVKFYVEDDKLCNVVDDDDIDDGLETGSVESDRSSTVSESDVEYFKPARRVGALPRPASLNAFDIISFSQGFDLSGLFDDDGEGSRFVSGAPVSKIISKLEEIAKVVSFTVRKKDCRVSLEGSRQGVKGPLTIAAEIFELTPSLVVVEVKKKGGDKTEYEEFCNKELKPKLQNLTADDDEPVAAASAVDETASAIAANSPPVCFLPSDTE; via the coding sequence ATGTCGGAACCAACGAAAGAAACATCTCTCCCCAAGGAGAGAAGCAGCCCCCAACCACAAGCTCTGATCCTGGGCCGCTACGAAATGGGGAAGCTCCTGGGCCACGGGACCTTCGCCAAGGTCTACCTCGCGCGGAACGTGAAAACAGGGGAGAGCGTCGCCATCAAAGTCATCGACAAGGAGAAGATCCTCAAAGGCGGTTTAATCGCCCACATCAAACGCGAGATCTCCATCCTCCGCCGCGTCCGCCACCCGAACATCGTCCAGCTCTTCGAGGTCATGGCCACCAAGTCCAAGATCTACTTCGTCATGGAGTACGTCAGGGGAGGCGAGCTCTTCAACAAGGTCGCTAAAGGGCGGCTCAAGGAGGAGGTCGCCCGACGGTACTTCCAGCAGCTAATCTCCGCCGTCACGTTCTGCCACGCCCGCGGCGTCTACCACCGCGACATCAAGCCCGAGAACCTCCTCCTCGACGAGAACGGGAACCTCAAAGTCTCCGACTTTGGTCTCTCCGCGGTGTCGGACCAGATCCGGCAAGACGGGCTTTTCCACACCTTCTGCGGAACCCCTGCTTACGTGGCGCCAGAGGTTTTGGCTAGGAAAGGTTACGACGCTGCTAAGGTTGATATCTGGTCTTGCGGTGTTGTCTTGTTCGTGTTGATGGCTGGTTACCTCCCGTTTCATGATCGTAACGTGATGGCCATGTATAAGAAGATATACAGAGGTGAGTTTAGGTGTCCCAGGTGGTTCTCTCCCGAGCTCACGAGGCTTTGTTCTCGTCTTCTCGAGACGAACCCGGAGAAACGGTTTACGTTCCCTGAGATTATGGAGAACTCTTGGTTCAAGAAAGGGTTTAAGCATGTTAAGTTCTACGTGGAAGATGACAAGCTTTGCAacgttgttgatgatgatgatattgaTGATGGGTTGGAGACTGGCTCCGTGGAGTCTGATCGGTCTTCCACCGTCTCTGAATCGGATGTTGAGTATTTCAAGCCCGCGAGGAGGGTTGGAGCCTTGCCTAGGCCTGCGAGTTTGAATGCTTTTGATATCATATCGTTCTCGCAAGGGTTTGATTTGTCTGGTCTgtttgatgatgatggtgaagggTCTAGGTTTGTCTCGGGAGCTCCGGTTTCGAAGATTATATCGAAGCTGGAGGAGATTGCGAAAGTTGTGAGCTTTACGGTGAGGAAGAAGGATTGTAGGGTGAGTCTTGAAGGTTCGAGACAAGGAGTGAAAGGTCCTTTGACTATCGCTGCTGAGATATTCGAGTTGACGCCGTCTTTGGTTGTTGTGGAAGTTAAGAAGAAAGGAGGAGATAAGACTGAGTATGAAGAGTTTTGTAACAAGGAGTTGAAACCGAAGTTGCAGAACTTGACGGCTGATGATGATGAGCCTGTGGCGGCGGCTTCAGCCGTTGATGAAACCGCGTCTGCAATCGCGGCGAATTCTCCGCCGGTTTGTTTCTTGCCTTCTGACACAGAGTAG